One window from the genome of Grus americana isolate bGruAme1 chromosome 2, bGruAme1.mat, whole genome shotgun sequence encodes:
- the GAREM1 gene encoding GRB2-associated and regulator of MAPK protein 1 isoform X2, whose translation MQVASGECNEDTEVYNITLSTGDELTLMGQAEILYAKSSKEKSRLNTIFKKIGKLNSISKLGRGKMPCLICMNHRTNESISLPFQCKGKFSTRSPLEVQMQEGEHTIRNIVEKTRLPVNVTVPSPTPRNPYDLHFIREGHRYKFVNIQTKTVVVCCVLRGNKIIPMHFPLHLALPKFTLPDSLLKGELWHESLIQHWFNICQEQFDIDEYSRAVRDVKTDWNEDCKSPKKSRCTGHSHVPNSLSYARDELTQSFHRLSVCVYGNNLHGNSEVNLHGCRDLCNEWALFSHDALQYQESGDSSSDYLFPEVSEESMFLPTKPELPYEELWLDQGSGKAGDQPLARSLSEKNKCDNYRGSFRSKCGTTSLPVPATVGATTKSSDVSLPPPPVPPKSEAVKEECRLLNAPPVPPRSSKPSSTSPSIPPRTVKPARQQTRSPSPTLSYYSSGLHNINVTDSDNTNPAESTPVSCYPCNMMKTESKEPESTMPLGNPSTEALPSRLSWPNHFSGTAEGLNRSDFLLDPSRSYSYPRQKTPGTPKRNCPAPLTFDFDGCELPAGYSPLTPAEFTNTISSCPKSASYSLDCTDEKTLGVSNTKQSHSCPALPPRAPKSSEEKTVTDMCPLPLKIDGAEEESKTGSPDLLEDQYLVKKGMQDTFSVSYPFSSPLHLQLAPRSCGDGSPWQPPTDLSGLSIEEVSKSLRFIGLSEDVISFFVTEKIDGNLLVQLTEEILSEDFKLSKLQVKKILQFINGWRPKM comes from the exons gTGGCTTCAGGTGAATGCAATGAAGATACTGAAGTTTACAACATTACCCTTAGTACTGGGGATGAACTCACTTTAATGGGGCAAGCAGAAATCCTTTATGCAAAATCTTCTAAGGAGAAGTCACGACTCAACACCATCTTCAAAAAAATCGGGAAACTTAATTCAATTAGTAAGCTAGGAAGAGGGAAAATGCCCTGCCTCATCTGCATGAACCACAGGACCAACGAAAGCATCAGTCTCCCCTTCCAGTGTAAGGGCAAGTTTAGCACCCGCAGCCCACTGGAGGTGCAGATGCAAGAAGGCGAGCACACGATTCGCAATATAGTAGAAAAAACCAGGCTGCCCGTTAACGTGACTGTGCCGAGTCCTACGCCGAGAAACCCTTACGACCTGCATTTTATCCGTGAAGGGCACAGGTACAAGTTTGTCAACATTCAAACCAAAACAGTGGTGGTTTGTTGCGTGCTTCGTGGCAACAAAATTATTCCCATGCATTTTCCCTTGCACTTGGCGCTTCCGAAATTTACTCTACCTGACAGTCTGTTGAAGGGAGAGCTGTGGCACGAATCCCTCATCCAGCACTGGTTTAATATATGCCAGGAACAGTTTGACATAGATGAGTATTCCCGTGCCGTGCGAGATGTGAAAACTGACTGGAACGAAGACTGCAAGAGCCCAAAGAAGAGTCGATGCACGGGGCACAGCCATGTGCCGAACTCCCTCAGCTACGCACGGGACGAGCTGACACAGTCCTTCCACCGGCTTTCGGTGTGCGTCTATGGAAACAACTTGCATGGGAATAGTGAAGTGAACCTCCACGGCTGCAGGGACTTGTGTAACGAGTGGGCTCTGTTTTCTCACGATGCTCTTCAGTATCAGGAGTCTGGTGACAGTAGCAGTGATTACCTTTTTCCTGAAGTTAGCGAAGAATCAATGTTTCTGCCTACAAAACCAGAACTTCCTTACGAAGAGCTGTGGTTGGACCAAGGGTCTGGAAAGGCTGGTGACcagccgctcgctcgctcgctaAGTGAGAAGAACAAATGTGACAACTACAGAGGGTCTTTCCGATCGAAGTGTGGTACCACATCTCTTCCTGTGCCTGCAACTGTCGGAGCAACCACAAAGTCTTCAGATGTTTCCCTACCTCCGCCTCCAGTGCCTCCAAAATCAGAAGCA GTAAAAGAGGAATGCAGGCTCCTGAATGCTCCCCCTGTCCCACCACGGAGTTCAAAGCCGTCTTCCACCAGTCCTTCCATCCCTCCTCGCACAGTCAAACCTGCACGACAGCAGACGCGCTCTCCTAGCCCTACTCTGTCCTACTATTCTTCGGGACTGCACAACAT CAATGTCACAGATAGCGACAACACCAACCCAGCTGAGAGCACACCTGTTTCCTGCTATCCTTGTAACATGATGAAAACTGAATCCAAAGAGCCTGAGAGCACGATGCCTTTGGGAAACCCCTCAACTGAAGCTCTGCCTTCGAGGTTATCTTGGCCAAAccatttttcaggaactgcTGAAGGCCTGAATAGGAGTGATTTCCTGCTCGATCCAAGCAGGAGCTACAGTTACCCCAGACAGAAGACTCCAGGTACGCCAAAGAGAAACTGTCCAGCACCTTTGACTTTTGACTTCGATGGGTGTGAACTCCCGGCAGGGTACTCCCCCCTGACCCCAGCAGAGTTCACGAACACCATCTCTAGCTGTCCAAAGTCGGCAAGTTACTCTCTAGACTGCACTGATGAGAAAACTCTGGGAGTcagcaacacaaagcagagccATTCATGTCCTGCCTTACCTCCTCGGGCACCGAAGTCAAGTGAAGAGAAGACGGTTACAGACATGTGTCCCTTGCCACTGAAAATAGATGGTGCCGAGGAGGAGTCGAAAACTGGTTCTCCAGACCTCTTGGAAGATCAGTATCTTGTTAAAAAGGGCATGCAGGACACGTTCTCTGTGTCTTATCCCTTCTCGTCTCCCCTCCACCTCCAGTTAGCACCAAGATCTTGTGGGGACGGCTCTCCCTGGCAGCCACCCACAGACCTGTCTGGACTCTCGATAGAGGAAGTGTCTAAATCGCTGAGGTTTATTGGTCTGTCGGAAGATGTCATATCGTTTTTTGTTACAGAGAAGATTGATGGCAATTTACTGGTTCAGCTTACTGAAGAAATCCTGTCAGAAGACTTTAAGCTAAGCAAATTGCAGGTTAAGAAAATACTACAGTTCATTAATGGCTGGCGGCCCAAGATGTGA